AGGCCGAACTCGGCGATCGCACCCCGCTCATCGGCTTTGCCGGCGCGCCGTTCACCCTCGCGGCGTACCTCATCGAAGGCAAGGCGTCGCGGGAGTTCCTGCGCGCCAAGACGATGATGTATGCGGCGCCCGAGATCTGGCACGAGCTCATGACCCGCCTCACCGACATGGTGATCGTGTTCCTGCGGGCGCAGCGGGCCGCCGGCGTGGACGTCCTGCAGCTGTTCGACAGCTGGGTGGGCGCGCTGTCGCGCAACGACTACGTGCGCTACGTGCAGCCCTACACGCGGCGGATCTTTGCCGAGCTGGCGCCGCTGGGCGCGCCGCTCATCCATTTCGGCGTCAACACCGCCACCTTGCTCGACGCGATGACGACCGATGGGGCGTCGATCCTGGGCGCCGACTGGCGCATTCCGCTGGACCGGGCGTGGGCCGTGATCGGGTACGACAAGGGCATCCAGGGGAACCTGGACCCCGCGGTCCTGCTTGGTGCGGGGAACGTGATCGAGCGCGAGGTGAACGACGTGCTCGACCGCGCGGGCGGCCGGCCGGGGCACATCTTCAACCTCGGGCACGGCCTGCTGCCGCAGACGCCCGTGGCCGCCATCGAGCAGGCCATCGCGACGGTGCGCGCGCGCGTCCTGTCGCCGGCGCCGGCGGCATCATTCGCAACGGCTGGAGGGCGGTGAGATGGGGAGTGACAAGCGCGCGGTGCTGCTCATGGCGTACGGCACGCCGGAGCGGCTGGAAGATGTGGAGCCGTACTTCACGCACATTCGTGGCGGGCGCACCCCGTCGCCCGAATCGGTGGCCAACCTCCGGGCGCGCTACGAGCGGATAGGCGGCGCCACGCCGCTGCTGGCGCTCACCGAAGCCGTTCGCGTGGGACTGGCGGCGGAGCTCGCCGCCGCCGGCAACCCGCAGCCGGTGTACATGGGCATGAAGCACTGGCATCCGTACGTGGCCGAGGCGGTGCAGACCATGTATGACGACGGCATCCGCCAGGTGACGGCGCTGGTGCTGGCGCCGCATTATTCGCGGATGAGCATCGGCGGGTACCGCAAGGCGGTGGACGAGAAGATGGCCGAGCTGGGCAATCCGTTCGCGTTGCGCTTCGTGGATCACTGGTACGAGCGGCCGTCGTTCATGGCGTTCATGGCGGGGCTGGTGCGGCAGGGGCTGACGCAATTCGCGGCCGCCGACCGTGCCGGCGTGACGGTGGTGTTCACGGCGCACAGCCTGCCGGAGCGCATCCGCACCTGGAACGACCCGTATGAGGCCCAGCTGCAGGAGAGCGCCGAGCTGGTGGCCATGGCGGCGGGGCTCCCGGGGTTCCGCCGCGCCTGGCAGAGCGCCGGCGGCACCGGGGAGCCGTGGATCGGGCCCGACATCCTGGATTATCTGGATACGCTCAAGGCCGAAGGCGTGCGGAACGTGCTGCAGGTGCCGATCGGGTTCGTGAGCGACCATCTGGAGGTGCTCTACGACATCGACATCGAGGCCAAGGACAAGGCCCGCGAGCTGGGCATGACGCTGTACCGCACGGAACTCCCGAATGCGAAGCCGGAGTTCATCCGCGTGTTGGCGGAGACGGTAGGACCGTAGGAGGGACGGACGGTTACCGGATGCCGTATTTCTCCAGCCGGTATCGCAGCGTATCCCTGGACAGGCCGAGCAGGCGCGCCGCGCGCGTCTTGTTCCCGTCGGCGCGGTCGAGGGCCTGGCTGATGAACTCCCGCTCGATCTCGTCGAGCTTGAATCCGCCCACCGGCAGCACGAACGACCGGCCGCGTTGCGGCGCCAGGCCATGAAACTCCGGCGGGAGTTGCGCCAGTTCCACGGTCGGCGAGTCCTCGAGCAGCAGCACGCGCTCGAGCACGTTCTCCAGTTCGCGCGCGTTGCCGGGCCATGAATAGCGCTCCATCGCCTGCACCGCCTCGGGCGTGATCTCCCGCACCGGCTGTCCCAGCTCGCGGCACAGCATCTCCACGAAGTGCGCGGCCAACGGCGCCACATCCTCGGGTCGCTCGCGCAGCGGGGGGATCGTCACCGGCAGCACGTTCAGCCGGTAGAACAGGTCCTCGCGGAAGTCGCCCTTGGCCACCGCTTCCTCGAGGTCGCGGTTGGTGGCCGTGATCACGTGCACGTCCACTTCGAGATTGCGCACGCCGCCGACGCGGCGGAACTCGTGCGTCTCCAGGAAGTGGAGCAGCTTGGCCTGCAGCGGCTTGGGCATGTCGCCGATCTCGTCGAGGAAGATCGTGCCCTTGTTCGCGATCTCCACCAGGCCGCGCTTCATCTCGCGGGCATCGGTGTAGGCGCCGGCCTCGTGCCCGAACAGCTCGCTCTCCACGAGCTGATCGGGGAGGGACGTGCAGTTCACGCTCATGAACGGCTGCGCGCGGCGCGGCCCGCGGGCGTGGATGGCCCGCGCCACCAGTCCCTTGCCCGTGCCGCTCTCCCCGCGGATGAGCACGTTCACGGTGCTCCCCTTGGCGGCCACGCGCGTGATCAGATCGGCGATGCGCCGCATGGCCGGCGATCGCCCGATGAGCGTCACGTCGGCGAACTGCCAGCGGCAGCCTTCGCGATACCGGTCGGCGTCCACGCGCAGCTGCCGCGCTTCGAGGGCCTGCTGGATGAGCAGCACGAGCTCGGGCAGGGCGATGGGCTTCTCGAGAAAGTGGTGCGCGCCGGCCCGCACGGCGGCCACCGCCGTCTCGATCTCGCCGTAGGCGGTCATCATGATCACGGGCAGCGTGGGGTCGAGCTTCTTGGCGCGCGCCAGGAAATCCATGCCCGAGCCGTCGGGCAGGCGCAGGTCGAGCAGCACGAGATCGGCGGGCTCGCGCTCCAGTGCCTCCATCAGGCTCGCGCCGTCGCCCACCGCCTCGGTGCGCATGCCGGCGTCGGCGAGATGTTCCGAGAGCCACAGCCGAATCAGCATCTCGTCGTCGCAGATGACCACGCGTGGTTTGTTCATACCGTGAAGTCCTCTCGCCGCGCGGCCGGCGCGTCGCGGTGTCGGATCGGAAGCCAGAGAGTGATCGTGGTGCCGGCGTTCACGCGGCTGGTGAGACTCACCCGGCCGCCGTGACGCTGGATGATCTCGCGCGTGATCGGGAGTCCGAGTCCGGTGCCCGTGTGACGCGTGGTGAAGAAGGGGCGGAAGACGAAGGCGAGATTCTCGGCGGCGATGCCGCACCCGGTGTCGGCGATCTCGATCTCGATCGCCTCGTCGGTATGCCGCGTGGTCACGGTCACCGTGCCGCCGGCGGGGGTGGCCTGCAGGGCGTTCATGATGACGTTCACCAACGCCTGGTGCAGCATCTCCTCGTCGGCCAGCATCCGCGGGAGCGCCGGATCGAGATGGCGCTCGAAGTGCACGGACGACCGCGCCGCCGCCGGCTGGGCCAGCCGGATGGCGCGCTCCACGAGATCGTTGGCGTTGAGCGGCGCCAGCATGGGCGTGGCCGGGCGCGCGAACGCCAGCAGCTCCTGCAGCGTCTGTTGAATGCGCGTGAGCTGGCGTCCCATCTCGTCGATGATCGGTTCGAGCACGGGATCGGCGCCCACGCGCCGCCGCACCAGGTCGAGCCCGTTCGACACGCCCACCACCGGGTTGCGGATCTCGTGCGCCACCCCGCTGGCCAGTTCGCCCACGGTGGCCAGCTGTGAGGCTCGTTCGATCTCGCGCCGGTGCAACTCCTCTACGCGCGCCGTCGTATCGGCCAGCGCCGCCGTCATGTCGTTGAACGCGTGGCCCAGCTCGCCGAGCTCGTTGCGCTGCGGAATCGCCACGCGCACGCCGAGATCGCCCTGCCCCACGCGTCGCGTGGCGCTCACCAGGCGTCCCAGCGGCGCCACGATGTCCCACGCCACCACCCAAGCCGCGGCCACCAGCACGGCCACGAACACCGTCTCGAGAATCAACGACAGCCACCCCAGCTTGCGCAGATCGCCGAACGCCTCCGCCTCCGGCACCTCGGCCACATAGCGCCAGGGGTAGCCGGGGATCTCGAGAATGGTGCCGATCACCTGCACGCCCTGGCGGTCGGGATACATCATGATCGAGGCCGGCGCCTCGCCGAGCAGCGGCGTGGCCAGCGGCACCGC
This genomic interval from Gemmatimonadaceae bacterium contains the following:
- the hemE gene encoding uroporphyrinogen decarboxylase → GGALSIRIPEYDVTIESTLFMRAARHQPVERTPVWFMRQAGRVLPEYRAVREKYSLLEICQRPDECTEVTLQPVRRLGVDAAILFADIMHPLVGAGVPLDIVDGVGPVIHAPIRTARDVDTLRPLVPEVDLPYVLTTIRMLKAELGDRTPLIGFAGAPFTLAAYLIEGKASREFLRAKTMMYAAPEIWHELMTRLTDMVIVFLRAQRAAGVDVLQLFDSWVGALSRNDYVRYVQPYTRRIFAELAPLGAPLIHFGVNTATLLDAMTTDGASILGADWRIPLDRAWAVIGYDKGIQGNLDPAVLLGAGNVIEREVNDVLDRAGGRPGHIFNLGHGLLPQTPVAAIEQAIATVRARVLSPAPAASFATAGGR
- the hemH gene encoding ferrochelatase; this translates as MGSDKRAVLLMAYGTPERLEDVEPYFTHIRGGRTPSPESVANLRARYERIGGATPLLALTEAVRVGLAAELAAAGNPQPVYMGMKHWHPYVAEAVQTMYDDGIRQVTALVLAPHYSRMSIGGYRKAVDEKMAELGNPFALRFVDHWYERPSFMAFMAGLVRQGLTQFAAADRAGVTVVFTAHSLPERIRTWNDPYEAQLQESAELVAMAAGLPGFRRAWQSAGGTGEPWIGPDILDYLDTLKAEGVRNVLQVPIGFVSDHLEVLYDIDIEAKDKARELGMTLYRTELPNAKPEFIRVLAETVGP
- a CDS encoding sigma-54 dependent transcriptional regulator gives rise to the protein MNKPRVVICDDEMLIRLWLSEHLADAGMRTEAVGDGASLMEALEREPADLVLLDLRLPDGSGMDFLARAKKLDPTLPVIMMTAYGEIETAVAAVRAGAHHFLEKPIALPELVLLIQQALEARQLRVDADRYREGCRWQFADVTLIGRSPAMRRIADLITRVAAKGSTVNVLIRGESGTGKGLVARAIHARGPRRAQPFMSVNCTSLPDQLVESELFGHEAGAYTDAREMKRGLVEIANKGTIFLDEIGDMPKPLQAKLLHFLETHEFRRVGGVRNLEVDVHVITATNRDLEEAVAKGDFREDLFYRLNVLPVTIPPLRERPEDVAPLAAHFVEMLCRELGQPVREITPEAVQAMERYSWPGNARELENVLERVLLLEDSPTVELAQLPPEFHGLAPQRGRSFVLPVGGFKLDEIEREFISQALDRADGNKTRAARLLGLSRDTLRYRLEKYGIR
- a CDS encoding ATP-binding protein; amino-acid sequence: MAVWRQLAAKTRELGRQRGGRLSRRLLVWFLLFSLVPLLATNAVGYQRSKAILEQLVDRYLSAVAQVQVQHVRDRIDHHLLLLQAIVAGNQFLAAGALRFEGRPAGEMGSVATPAALQEFLRRKHEELLAFDAIDLFTPDGRVIAAAGDPQLIITKPPADERRGSLWTSLRRGVHGSEPEFELAVPVTTHDGQMVAFLGASVSLAEAREFLQVPEHVAGHVESFIVDSAGRPLFVSHPHAPVNYAVPLATPLLGEAPASIMMYPDRQGVQVIGTILEIPGYPWRYVAEVPEAEAFGDLRKLGWLSLILETVFVAVLVAAAWVVAWDIVAPLGRLVSATRRVGQGDLGVRVAIPQRNELGELGHAFNDMTAALADTTARVEELHRREIERASQLATVGELASGVAHEIRNPVVGVSNGLDLVRRRVGADPVLEPIIDEMGRQLTRIQQTLQELLAFARPATPMLAPLNANDLVERAIRLAQPAAARSSVHFERHLDPALPRMLADEEMLHQALVNVIMNALQATPAGGTVTVTTRHTDEAIEIEIADTGCGIAAENLAFVFRPFFTTRHTGTGLGLPITREIIQRHGGRVSLTSRVNAGTTITLWLPIRHRDAPAARREDFTV